GGAGATGCTCGACACCGACGCCACCCGCAGTCCGGCGAGGATCGCCGGCGCGGCGATGGGCAACTGCACCTGGAGATAGCGTCGTACGGGCCCGAAGCCCATGGCGGTGGCGGCGGCCAGCGTCTCCTGCGGCACCGACCGCACCCCGTCCACGATCGCCGGTACCAGCACCACCAGGCTGTAGACGGCCAACGGGATCATCACCGTGAACTCGCTCAGGCCGGTGTAGTTGATGAGGATGACGAAGAAGGCGAGCGAGGGGATCGCGTACAGCACGGTCGTCACCCACAGCACGGGCGCGTACAGCCAGCGCACCCGCACACACAACTGGGCGACGGGCAGAGCCACGAGCAGCCCGGCCAGCACCGGGATCAGCGCCTCGCGCAGGTGCAGGGCGACCAGTCCGAAATAGCTGTTCTGGAGGTCGCTGGGCAGGTCGAACAGTTCGCTCATGGCGCGACCTTCTGGACCTTGCCGTCGGCACCGGGCTCCGCGTCCGCACCGCTCTCCGCGTGCGTGCCGCGCTCCGCGTGCGCCCCCCGGATGGCCTCGCCGATGCTCTGCTGCGAGACGACCCCGGCGGCCCGGCCCTCGGCGTCCACGGCGACGGCCCAGCCGGTCGGCGAGAGCACCGCACAGTCGAGGGCGGCCCGCAACGAGTCGGTGCCGGCCACGAACGGGCGGCCATGCGACAGCAGTTGCCCGGCCTCGATCTCCCCGGCGGTGAGCTCCTGCGGCTCGCTCCAGCCAAGGGGTTTGCCGTCCGGGTCGGTGACGAGGAGATAGGGGGTTTCGGCCGAGGAGGCGGCGGCGATCTGCTCGGCGGTGGCGTCGACGGCGACGATGGGTTCGGTCAGCAACTCCAGGCCCGCCGAGGGGAAGAAGGACAGCCGCCGGATGCCGCGGTCGGCGCCGAGGAAGTCCTCCACGAACGCGTCGGCGGGGTGGGACAGCAGCTCGGCGGGCGGGGCGAACTGGGCGAGATGGCCGCCGGTGCGCATCACGGCGACCATCGTGCCGAGCTTGACGGCCTCGTCGATGTCATGGGTGACGAAGACGATGGTCTTGCCCAACTCGTCCTGAATGCGGAGGAGTTCGTCCTGCAGGCCCTTGCGCACCACGGGGTCGACGGCCGAGAACGGCTCGTCCATCAACAGCACCGGCGGATCCGCGGCGAGCGCCCGCGCCACGCCGACGCGCTGCTGCTGGCCCCCGGAGAGCTGGTACGGGTACCGCTTGGCGAGCGCCCCGTGGAGCCCCACCCGCTCCATCAACTCCCGCGCCCGCGCCCGGGACTTCTCCTTGCCCCAGCCGAGCATGCGGGGCACGGTGGCGATGTTGTCGAGGATCGTGCGGTGCTGGAAGAGACCGGCGTTCTGGATGACGTAACCCATGGACCGGCGCAGCGTGTTGACCGGCTGCTGCTGGATGTCCTTGCCGTCGAGGAGGATGGTGCCCTCACTGGGCTCGACCATCCGGTTGATCATGCGCAGGGTGGTGGTCTTGCCGCACCCGGAGGGTCCGACGAGGACGGTGATCGAGCGGTCGGGTATCTCCAGAGAGAGCCGGTCGACCGCCACCGTGCCGTCCGGGTATCGCTTGGTGACTGAATCCATCCGTATCAAAACGCCGAACACCCTTCGGGTCTGGAACCGTCCGGCAGAGTCTAGACCTCTTGTGTTTCGGGTCTTCGCGGGCCGGTTCCTCGGTGCCGGTCAGCACTGTTCTGTGCGCACCCTGTGAGTCCGCTGATTCTCACCCTTCCCTCAGAGCGGCCTCAGGGATCCCCCAGAAGCGACCCTGATGGTCACTGACATGAACGAAACGAACGCGGGAGGCGTCCGGCGGCGGTCGGTCGAGATCGTGGTGCCGGTCCACAACGAGGCGCACGTCCTCGCCGACAGCATCGGCCGTCTCCACACATACCTCGAAACGTCCTTCCCGTTCCCGTTCCGGATCACGATCGCGGACAACGCGAGCACGGAGGGCACTTGGCAGGCCGCCGCCGAACTCACCGAGCGGCTGCCGCACGTGCACGCCGTCCATCTGGAGGCCAAGGGGCGCGGGCGGGCGCTGCAGCACGTGTGGAGCCGCTCCGCCGCGGACGTCGTCGCCTACATGGACGTGGACCTGTCCACGGGTCTGGAGGGCTTCCTGCCCCTGGTCGCGCCGCTCCTGTCGGGCCACAGCGACCTCGCCATCGGCAGCCGGCTGCACCGGCAGGCGGACGTCGAGCGCGGCCCCAAGCGGGAGTTCATCTCCCGGTCCTACAACCTGCTGCTCAGGCTCGGGCTCGCGGCCCGCTTCTCCGACGCGCAGTGCGGGTTCAAGGCGGTGCGCACGGACGTCTTCCGGGCGCTCGCCCCGCACATCGAGGACACCGCCTGGTTCTTCGACACCGAACTGCTGGTCCTGGCCCAGCGCAACAAGCTCCGCATCCACGAGGTGCCGGTCGACTGGGTGGACGACCCAGACAGCCGGGTCGACATCGTCCGCACCGCCGTCGACGACCTCAAGGGCATGGGCCGGATGCTGCGCTCCACCGTCACCGGCCGCGCCCGCGTCCCCGCCGTACCCCGCCGGACCCGCGCCTCACAGGCGCCGGCCGCCCGAACCACCGCCGCTGTCCTGCCCGTCGGGGCGAACACCCACCTGGAGTACGCGTCATGACGACTCTCGCCCCACCCCCCGTGCCCGTCCAGGACGGCGGGCCCCGGCACCGCGCCGAACCGCCGGCCGGCGGCGGTCTCGCCACCCGTGCGCGCAGGCTGCTGACCGGTGCCCCCGAGGACCCGCGCTGGGCCCGCCCCGCCCTGTGGGCGATCCTGGTGCTGGCCACGGCCCTGTACGCCTGGAACCTCTCCTCCGTCACCGGCAACACCTTCTACAACGCGGCCGTCTACAGCGGCACCAAGAGCTGGAAGGCGTTCTTCTTCGGCGCGCTGGACGCCGGCAGCTTCATCACCGTCGACAAACCGCCGTTCGCGCTGTGGGTGATGGGCCTGTCGGCCCGCGTCTTCGGCTACGGCACCTGGCAGTTGATGCTGCCGATGGTCGCGGTGGGCGTCGGCTCGGTGGCGCTGCTGTACCGGATGGTCAAGCGGGACTTCGGGGTGATCGCGGCGACGATCGCCGCGCCGGCCCTCACCCTCACCCCGATCACCGTGGCCGTTCCCAGGTGCAGGTGTCACGCAGCAGAGGGCCGATGTGGATGTCGATCCGAGGTCGGGTGAAGGTCCCGGTCACCGGGATGCGGCCGCTGCGGTGCCAGAGGGCGTACTCGCCAGGGCCGCACTCCCACAGCACCCGTTCCAGACAGCGGACGCCGAGCTGGAACTCCTCGCTGGTCATACTGCCCAACTCCGCGTACCACTCGGGTACACGCCGCCCCCGCCCGAACCACCTCATGTACCGCTCCCCCGGCTGCGCGGCCCCACATGAGGCCGGCGACGGCACTCGCATGTCCCTTGGACATGATGCCGCCGCCGCTCGGGTCGCGTCAGCCGGTGAACCGGCCCCTTTTATGCCGTTTTACGCCGCCCGTGCCTCCGCCCGAGCCACCGGAAAGCCCTCGGTACGTAAGACCCGCCGCTCGGCGTCCACCGCGAACACCTCGCAGCCCTCCCGCGAGGCGGCCCACTCGACGCCGTCCGCGCCCATGGCGAAGGCCGCGGTGGCCACCGTGTCCGCCACGGTCAGGGAGGACGCCGCGACGGAGAGGGTGAGCAGTCCCGTCGCCGGACGTCCGGTGCGGCCGTCGATGATGTGGTCGCCGCGCTCGTAGCGGGCGGACGTCGCGATCGCCCCGTCGGTGAGCTCGGCCACCGTGCACACCTTGTCGGCCTGCTCGGGGTGGCGTACCCCCACCCGCCAGGGCCCGCCGGAGGCGACCACGTCACCACCGGCGTTGAGGACGAAGCGCCGCGCTCCCGCCGCCTTCAGCAGCTCGGCGGCCCGCTGCACGGACCAGCCCTTCACCACCGCGCACGGGTCGAGACCGCGCCCCGGCAGCCGTACGTCGAAGGCGCCGCCGGTGGCGAGCCGGTACTCCTCGCACAGTTCCAGCACCTCGTCGAGGTCCGCGCTGACGTCACTCCGCGCGATCTCGTCCCGATCCAGGCGGCACACCTCACTGTCGGTCTTGAACGGGCTGAACCGGGCGTCGACCTCGCGCAGCCAGGCGAACACGGCGTCGGCCACCTCCTCGCCGACGTGCTCGTCGTCGACCCGCAGCGAGACCGGGAACCCCATGACGTGTTCGACTCGGTGCATGATCAGCCCTTCGCGTCGATCGCGGCCTGGAGGGACTCCTTGTAGCCGCCGCTGGTGATCGTGGCGCCGGACACCGTGTCGATGTCCGCGCTCTGCGCCTCCAACGTCTCCGCGATCAGCTTCGGCACCGCCGCCGTCGTCTGCGGATGGTTCGGCTGCTGGAGCATCTTCACAGCCGTGATCTTCTCGCCCTCGAAGGTCGCCTGGACCTGCACGGGGCCCTTGACGGTCTGCAGGGTCGGGCCGTCGACCGTCTGCGCGGCGGCGGCCGCCGAGGGCGAGGCGGAGGACGAGGACGCCGACTCCGCGTTCGCGTTCGCGTCGATGGCGGCCTGCAACGACTCCTTGTAGCCGCCGCTGGTGATCGTGGCGCCGGACACCGTGTCGATGTCCGCGCTCTGCGCCTCCAACGTCTCCGCGATCAGCTTCGGCACCGCCGCCGTCGTCTGCGGATGGTTCGGCTGCTGGAGCATCCTCACGGCCGTGATCCTGGTGCCCTGGAAGGTCACCTGGACCTGCACGGGGCCCTTTTCGGTCTGCAGGGTCGAGCCCTTGACGACCGTGCCGCCGGAGCCCGAACCCGACGCGGCGGAGGACGACACCGAGGGCGTCGAGGCTTCCGTGGAGGCGGTACCGAGGGACGGCTCGTAGAGCCAGACCGGGACCAGGCCCGCGACGCTCAGGACCAGGACAGGTATTGCTCGCTTCACGTGTCTTTCCCGTCCTTCTCAGCCGGCCAGGCTGAAACGCTCGAAGTGGACTTGCTGCTTGGGCACGCCCAGCTCGCGCAGGCTGCCGATCACCGCGTTCATCATGGGCGGCGGGCCGCACAGGAAGACGTCCCGGTCGGTGATGTCCGGGACCAGTCGCGTCAGCTCGGCGGGGGCCAGCTTGTCGGGGACGGGCGGGCCGGTCACCAAGTGCAGCTCGGCGCCCTTGGCGTGGGCGAGCTCGACCAGCTCGCCGTACAGGACCGCGTCCCGGTCCGTGGCGACCCGGTAGATGACGACCGCGTGGCCGTGCAGCTCCTCCAGCAGCGCCCGGATGGGGGTGACGCCGACGCCGCCCGCGATGAGGACGGCCTCCGGCCGGGTGCGGTGCATCGTGGTGAAGGCGCCGTAGGGGCCCTCGGCGAAGACGCGCGTGCCGACCTTGATGTGCCTCAGGCCCGCCGAGCCGGCGCCGGCCGCCTTGGCGGTCAGGCGCAGCGTACGGCCGTCGGGGGCGGCGGACAGGGAGAACGGGTTGGCCTGCCACCAGCGGTCCTTCGTCAGGAACCGCCA
Above is a window of Streptomyces sp. DT2A-34 DNA encoding:
- a CDS encoding ABC transporter permease, which produces MSELFDLPSDLQNSYFGLVALHLREALIPVLAGLLVALPVAQLCVRVRWLYAPVLWVTTVLYAIPSLAFFVILINYTGLSEFTVMIPLAVYSLVVLVPAIVDGVRSVPQETLAAATAMGFGPVRRYLQVQLPIAAPAILAGLRVASVSSISLVSVGMLIGNEGALGNLLNSGLIYNQPRLIWLSVVGTAVLALLVDAALIGLRVLLTPWMPRATRKNPRPLAVKEAVR
- a CDS encoding ABC transporter ATP-binding protein: MIRMDSVTKRYPDGTVAVDRLSLEIPDRSITVLVGPSGCGKTTTLRMINRMVEPSEGTILLDGKDIQQQPVNTLRRSMGYVIQNAGLFQHRTILDNIATVPRMLGWGKEKSRARARELMERVGLHGALAKRYPYQLSGGQQQRVGVARALAADPPVLLMDEPFSAVDPVVRKGLQDELLRIQDELGKTIVFVTHDIDEAVKLGTMVAVMRTGGHLAQFAPPAELLSHPADAFVEDFLGADRGIRRLSFFPSAGLELLTEPIVAVDATAEQIAAASSAETPYLLVTDPDGKPLGWSEPQELTAGEIEAGQLLSHGRPFVAGTDSLRAALDCAVLSPTGWAVAVDAEGRAAGVVSQQSIGEAIRGAHAERGTHAESGADAEPGADGKVQKVAP
- a CDS encoding glycosyltransferase is translated as MNETNAGGVRRRSVEIVVPVHNEAHVLADSIGRLHTYLETSFPFPFRITIADNASTEGTWQAAAELTERLPHVHAVHLEAKGRGRALQHVWSRSAADVVAYMDVDLSTGLEGFLPLVAPLLSGHSDLAIGSRLHRQADVERGPKREFISRSYNLLLRLGLAARFSDAQCGFKAVRTDVFRALAPHIEDTAWFFDTELLVLAQRNKLRIHEVPVDWVDDPDSRVDIVRTAVDDLKGMGRMLRSTVTGRARVPAVPRRTRASQAPAARTTAAVLPVGANTHLEYAS
- a CDS encoding FAD:protein FMN transferase; translated protein: MHRVEHVMGFPVSLRVDDEHVGEEVADAVFAWLREVDARFSPFKTDSEVCRLDRDEIARSDVSADLDEVLELCEEYRLATGGAFDVRLPGRGLDPCAVVKGWSVQRAAELLKAAGARRFVLNAGGDVVASGGPWRVGVRHPEQADKVCTVAELTDGAIATSARYERGDHIIDGRTGRPATGLLTLSVAASSLTVADTVATAAFAMGADGVEWAASREGCEVFAVDAERRVLRTEGFPVARAEARAA
- a CDS encoding FMN-binding protein, which codes for MKRAIPVLVLSVAGLVPVWLYEPSLGTASTEASTPSVSSSAASGSGSGGTVVKGSTLQTEKGPVQVQVTFQGTRITAVRMLQQPNHPQTTAAVPKLIAETLEAQSADIDTVSGATITSGGYKESLQAAIDANANAESASSSSASPSAAAAAQTVDGPTLQTVKGPVQVQATFEGEKITAVKMLQQPNHPQTTAAVPKLIAETLEAQSADIDTVSGATITSGGYKESLQAAIDAKG